The following proteins come from a genomic window of bacterium:
- a CDS encoding histidine phosphatase family protein gives MNKKIWLIRHAESESNIGVATSDPASIKLTETGFKQAELLASNIPKAPDLIVTSSYIRTKQTAGPVIAKFSHIPSEEWDTHEFTYLSPAKCQNTTPKERFPMVKGYWDKSDNDYCDGPGAESFRDFFNRVHNTIKKTKERKEQTIALFSHKQFISGMLWVLQKGISELHKGSMSEFRAFIRANDVKNAGFVEIVV, from the coding sequence ATGAACAAAAAAATCTGGTTAATCAGGCATGCTGAGAGTGAATCTAATATCGGGGTTGCGACATCCGATCCGGCATCGATAAAACTCACTGAAACTGGCTTCAAGCAGGCAGAGTTACTGGCAAGTAACATCCCCAAAGCCCCTGATTTGATTGTTACATCTTCCTATATCCGCACAAAGCAGACCGCAGGGCCCGTGATAGCTAAATTCAGCCATATCCCAAGCGAAGAGTGGGATACCCATGAGTTTACCTATTTATCACCGGCAAAGTGCCAAAATACAACCCCTAAAGAGCGATTTCCTATGGTAAAAGGATATTGGGACAAGAGCGATAATGATTACTGTGACGGCCCCGGAGCAGAATCTTTCAGGGATTTTTTCAATCGAGTCCACAATACGATAAAAAAGACAAAAGAACGAAAAGAACAGACCATTGCCCTATTCAGCCATAAACAGTTTATATCAGGGATGCTTTGGGTGTTGCAGAAGGGTATATCTGAATTACACAAAGGGTCAATGAGCGAATTTAGAGCTTTTATCCGCGCAAATGATGTTAAAAACGCGGGGTTTGTTGAGATTGTTGTATAA
- a CDS encoding HNH endonuclease codes for MKESIKKLEELIIVSSNGEVQSFLKFIKKQIEINELILLTSFRTLKNNSEIKRKIDLLDSRFHVALNPCYFARRWDKFYAQGQNKRFNKNIKNKIYQRDKFLCQYCGFEKKIEIHHVIPQDLGGSHSEYNLVCACENCNRSIGNSLRLPRNWWKLHPESNNVI; via the coding sequence TTGAAAGAATCTATTAAAAAACTAGAAGAGCTTATAATTGTTAGTTCTAATGGTGAAGTTCAATCTTTTCTGAAATTTATTAAAAAACAAATAGAAATTAACGAATTAATACTATTAACATCTTTCAGAACATTAAAAAATAATTCCGAAATTAAAAGAAAGATTGATTTGTTGGATAGTAGATTTCATGTAGCCTTGAACCCATGTTATTTTGCACGAAGATGGGATAAGTTTTATGCTCAAGGGCAAAACAAGAGATTTAACAAAAATATTAAAAACAAAATATACCAAAGAGATAAATTTCTATGTCAATACTGTGGATTTGAAAAAAAAATAGAGATTCATCATGTTATTCCTCAAGATTTAGGCGGGTCACATAGCGAGTATAATCTTGTTTGTGCTTGCGAAAACTGTAATAGATCTATTGGAAATAGCTTACGGTTGCCTCGAAATTGGTGGAAACTTCATCCAGAATCAAACAATGTTATATAA
- a CDS encoding DGQHR domain-containing protein, producing the protein MSQKKKTEKNKIEISPIYAMAGICLGVQCYRGFAPLSILSKMSQADEYHQNNNPNGTQRNLKPKHAREAYEFAKNNYKKENSLWPEIILNIRIKDTIRIKDQARAKGPKDANLSFVKIQINWDKLNEYKKNNKIAISRVDGNHRLYFAGGEIRPKTYTELREVYSPFCIIENIAIENERSIFRTINAEQKKLDVSHLLRIEQQLTPDDVLWTNNKALWIVTKLGNDGKSPFCGQIHKGGKKTKGETYLIKQKSLLDGVRQLLRNFPQHASINNKDTLFSAVVNYFNAVHELWPSEWMDSRNYKLMTNTGMQTLGIIGGKLMSELLTTKSLKKEGFQMKLSKVKRQIKNCWDSKGDFTAGKSGRPGAQKIADEMYEIISDTTNINIEV; encoded by the coding sequence ATGTCACAAAAGAAAAAAACTGAAAAAAATAAGATTGAAATTAGTCCGATATACGCTATGGCTGGTATTTGCTTGGGAGTACAGTGTTATCGCGGGTTTGCTCCTTTATCGATATTGTCTAAGATGTCTCAGGCAGATGAGTATCATCAAAATAATAACCCTAACGGGACCCAAAGAAATTTAAAACCAAAGCATGCAAGAGAAGCATATGAATTTGCAAAAAATAATTATAAAAAGGAAAATTCATTATGGCCGGAAATTATTCTTAATATACGGATCAAAGATACGATCCGCATAAAAGACCAAGCACGTGCTAAAGGACCAAAAGATGCCAATTTGTCATTTGTAAAAATCCAGATAAATTGGGATAAATTAAATGAATATAAAAAAAACAATAAAATTGCAATCTCTAGAGTTGATGGAAATCATAGATTATACTTTGCTGGTGGTGAAATCAGACCTAAGACATATACGGAGTTAAGGGAAGTATATTCGCCTTTTTGTATTATAGAAAATATTGCAATAGAGAATGAAAGATCCATATTCAGAACAATTAACGCTGAACAAAAAAAACTAGATGTTTCACATCTATTGAGAATAGAACAACAACTTACACCGGACGATGTTCTATGGACTAACAATAAAGCCTTATGGATAGTAACCAAGTTAGGCAATGACGGTAAAAGTCCCTTCTGTGGTCAAATACATAAAGGTGGCAAGAAAACAAAAGGAGAAACTTATCTTATAAAGCAGAAGAGCTTATTAGATGGGGTTCGACAATTATTGAGAAATTTTCCACAACATGCAAGTATCAATAATAAAGACACGCTATTTTCAGCGGTTGTTAATTATTTTAACGCAGTGCATGAACTTTGGCCTTCTGAGTGGATGGACTCAAGAAATTACAAGCTTATGACAAATACTGGAATGCAAACATTGGGAATCATTGGAGGAAAACTCATGAGCGAATTATTGACAACCAAATCTTTAAAAAAAGAGGGTTTTCAGATGAAACTCTCGAAGGTTAAACGACAAATTAAAAATTGTTGGGATAGCAAAGGAGACTTTACGGCGGGCAAATCAGGTAGACCTGGAGCACAAAAAATCGCAGATGAAATGTATGAGATAATAAGTGACACAACTAATATCAATATAGAAGTGTAA
- a CDS encoding helix-turn-helix domain-containing protein yields MSKNKFNFEEACIYLNLKKNTLYKYVADGKIPCHKEGKNLYFIKTELDSCRSSQEITSKTLSFLKDCVHYIKSFIKLFYRLAKDKTISPAARITAGVAALYIITPVDLIFDGLPFIGYFDDLLFSSLAIGILLGAAGKGKIIGHWKDITGEDSEKFDILIFNIECSGKSYMKSIRKYEKLKAIFKKNLEKGSLIDNSQENHIKGWCDEDEKSA; encoded by the coding sequence ATGAGCAAGAATAAATTCAATTTTGAGGAAGCATGTATATACCTTAACCTCAAAAAAAACACTCTGTATAAGTATGTGGCGGATGGGAAAATCCCCTGCCACAAAGAAGGGAAAAACCTATATTTTATTAAAACAGAACTAGATAGTTGTCGGTCTTCTCAAGAAATTACTTCCAAAACACTCTCTTTCCTGAAAGATTGCGTCCATTATATTAAAAGTTTTATCAAACTCTTCTATAGACTTGCAAAAGACAAAACTATCTCACCGGCAGCACGTATCACCGCAGGCGTTGCTGCGCTATATATCATTACGCCGGTAGATCTTATTTTTGATGGACTGCCTTTCATCGGTTATTTTGATGACTTATTATTTTCAAGCCTCGCTATAGGTATTTTGTTAGGAGCCGCTGGAAAGGGTAAAATTATAGGACACTGGAAGGATATCACTGGTGAAGATAGTGAAAAATTCGACATTCTAATCTTCAATATCGAGTGTTCTGGTAAAAGTTATATGAAAAGCATTCGCAAATACGAAAAATTAAAAGCTATTTTTAAGAAAAACTTGGAAAAAGGATCTCTTATAGATAATAGCCAAGAAAACCATATAAAAGGATGGTGTGATGAAGATGAAAAATCTGCGTGA
- a CDS encoding aldolase catalytic domain-containing protein codes for MYRPQIKVLDCTIRDGGLINNHLFDHRFVKEVYKGISASGVDYIELGYKNSKSLFSPKEYGAWKFCEDDEIKKIKEGVESNTKVAVMVDVGRVNLDDVKPKAESPVDMIRTATYVKDIDKAIHMANHFADKGYEATLNIMAISRDRGSALTEALHQIEKESKVIAVYIVDSFGTLYQETTEELVKEFRSILKTREVGFHGHNNQQLAFGNTIEAIIHNANYLDATVYGIGRAAGNCPLELLVGFLKNPKFDIRPILDLISKEFIPLRNEIEWGYIIPYAIAGMMGEHPRAAMALRNSDKKENYREFYESLTNTGL; via the coding sequence ATGTATAGACCGCAAATCAAGGTGCTTGACTGCACGATAAGAGACGGGGGGCTGATAAATAACCATCTTTTCGACCACCGTTTCGTAAAAGAAGTCTATAAAGGGATTTCCGCTTCGGGCGTTGACTACATAGAGCTGGGGTATAAAAACTCAAAAAGCCTGTTCTCCCCCAAAGAATACGGGGCATGGAAGTTCTGTGAAGACGATGAAATCAAAAAAATCAAAGAAGGTGTCGAATCGAACACTAAAGTCGCCGTCATGGTGGATGTGGGGCGCGTTAACTTAGATGATGTAAAGCCTAAGGCTGAAAGCCCGGTTGATATGATAAGGACCGCCACTTATGTAAAAGATATTGATAAGGCTATACATATGGCCAACCATTTTGCCGATAAAGGGTATGAAGCAACACTGAATATCATGGCCATATCACGTGACAGGGGTTCTGCGTTGACAGAAGCCCTGCACCAGATAGAAAAAGAAAGCAAAGTCATCGCCGTTTATATCGTGGACAGTTTCGGGACGTTATACCAGGAAACAACCGAGGAACTTGTAAAAGAATTCAGGTCTATTCTCAAAACAAGGGAAGTCGGGTTCCACGGGCACAATAATCAGCAACTTGCCTTCGGTAACACCATTGAGGCGATTATACATAACGCGAATTACCTCGACGCTACAGTGTACGGAATAGGCAGGGCCGCCGGCAACTGCCCGCTCGAACTGCTGGTAGGTTTCCTGAAAAACCCTAAATTCGATATACGGCCGATTCTTGATTTGATATCAAAGGAATTCATACCTCTCAGGAATGAAATCGAATGGGGCTACATCATACCCTACGCCATAGCCGGAATGATGGGCGAACACCCGAGGGCGGCCATGGCGCTGCGCAACAGCGACAAAAAAGAAAATTACCGCGAATTTTACGAAAGCCTGACTAACACGGGGCTGTAA
- a CDS encoding bifunctional 4-hydroxy-2-oxoglutarate aldolase/2-dehydro-3-deoxy-phosphogluconate aldolase, giving the protein MDIREFKQLPIMGILRGIEKSSIEPLTEQIILSGLKTIEVAMNTKDAPEIIRNIKTLSKGRLTVGAGTVLTLDDLRSALDAGATFIVLPVLIKDVVEYCVKNNIPVFPGALTPQEIYNAWSMGASMVKVFPAKFFGPAYFREIKAPFNDVGLLACGGVDKNNIKEFFSCGASAVAFGASIFKKELIRGGRFKEIREDIESLINACE; this is encoded by the coding sequence ATGGATATAAGAGAGTTTAAGCAACTCCCTATTATGGGGATACTGCGCGGAATTGAAAAAAGTTCGATAGAACCCCTGACGGAACAAATCATATTATCCGGGCTAAAAACAATTGAAGTCGCAATGAACACAAAAGACGCCCCGGAGATAATCCGAAATATAAAGACACTGTCCAAAGGCCGCCTCACCGTCGGGGCGGGAACAGTTCTTACGCTTGATGACCTGCGTTCGGCGCTGGATGCCGGAGCTACTTTTATCGTTCTTCCCGTTTTGATAAAAGATGTCGTGGAATACTGCGTAAAAAACAATATTCCTGTTTTCCCGGGAGCATTAACGCCGCAGGAAATTTATAACGCATGGTCAATGGGCGCGTCTATGGTAAAAGTGTTCCCCGCAAAATTCTTCGGCCCGGCTTATTTCAGGGAAATAAAAGCCCCGTTTAATGATGTCGGGCTTTTAGCCTGCGGCGGCGTGGATAAAAATAATATAAAAGAATTTTTCTCATGCGGCGCGTCCGCCGTCGCGTTCGGCGCAAGCATCTTTAAAAAAGAGCTGATAAGAGGCGGCCGTTTTAAGGAAATAAGAGAAGACATAGAATCTCTTATCAACGCCTGTGAATAG
- a CDS encoding STAS domain-containing protein, giving the protein MVNYKTENNKLICSFSHRLDSANCIKWEEGLFEKIKEAKMPVVFDLEKVNYIASHFLRICVKTAKELGKNDFLIINCREPVKKVFNISNLENVLDIR; this is encoded by the coding sequence ATGGTCAATTATAAAACTGAAAACAACAAGCTTATCTGTTCATTTTCGCACAGGCTTGACAGCGCTAACTGCATCAAATGGGAAGAAGGCCTTTTCGAAAAAATCAAAGAAGCTAAAATGCCGGTTGTTTTTGATCTTGAAAAAGTAAACTACATAGCTTCTCATTTCCTGAGAATCTGCGTGAAAACCGCGAAAGAACTCGGGAAGAACGATTTTCTTATAATAAACTGCCGGGAACCGGTGAAAAAAGTGTTTAACATATCAAATCTGGAGAACGTGCTGGACATAAGATAA
- a CDS encoding DUF2062 domain-containing protein: MIPFVKLPVKIVRLFDSNTSPSEVAAGLCLSMFMGFIPLNGPMAIVLFLCFFLFKINRLAAMLVLPLFKLLYLAGIYKLTDWLGGALLIDAQFLTSFWSWLTHLPVLALLQLNNTLVAGGLVLSLILTIPVYIAGKKGFLLLRDRYFVKIKESKLVKFIKKMPLVSKLTALVEKARTMY, translated from the coding sequence ATGATACCCTTTGTTAAACTTCCCGTAAAAATCGTAAGGCTTTTCGATTCTAATACCTCGCCGTCTGAAGTAGCCGCAGGCTTATGTTTAAGCATGTTTATGGGGTTTATCCCTTTAAACGGCCCCATGGCAATTGTCCTTTTCCTGTGTTTCTTCCTGTTTAAAATCAACCGCCTGGCCGCAATGCTTGTTCTTCCGTTATTCAAACTTTTATACCTCGCGGGAATATATAAACTTACAGACTGGCTGGGGGGCGCTTTACTGATAGACGCGCAATTTCTTACATCGTTCTGGAGTTGGTTAACCCATTTGCCCGTACTGGCATTGTTACAGCTCAACAACACGCTGGTGGCAGGCGGACTGGTCTTATCCTTAATATTAACTATTCCGGTTTACATTGCCGGGAAAAAAGGGTTTTTACTGTTAAGGGACAGGTACTTCGTCAAAATCAAAGAATCCAAACTCGTAAAATTCATAAAAAAAATGCCGCTCGTCAGCAAATTAACCGCCCTGGTGGAAAAAGCGAGAACTATGTATTAA
- a CDS encoding AsmA family protein yields MKIINIKGISIILAVLLVLHFAVGLIISPAAGKFIIKTINENSNAKISVGKISVWPLTLSCSLSDVKIFDPENEKERIIYVPKASLRLSLLALLGKRIAVGKLSISDAEINLKGEPDGSFNIQNITKKPEAADKAEKASALEQMKGKKDLFSKIYDKIKKEPSGKKPDEKATQKEKPKTVVREVTPLPKGRFVTFKKPEDNYLIEIRTAHIHNASLHLEDAEKQSIDFKNAEIKAGGIGIDAVNGAAFRELKLKGAVNKNGVDAGKITLHYRQSGSDKTDIVLKANEIDVPSVSFIFEDSLPVTIKKGKVDIDSETKIIGTGLDSENSLKLSGHEISPRNNADLAVNMIPMPLICDAVNQVNPFELRFKITGTTENPEFKGFEESLFKIIKPYLSNVTENLKKQGENYLKGLFDKKSEPAAPAAQEESSSQDIKEDTVNKLKSLFK; encoded by the coding sequence ATGAAAATCATAAACATAAAAGGGATTTCCATAATATTAGCCGTTTTGCTGGTGCTGCATTTTGCGGTGGGCCTGATTATCTCGCCCGCGGCGGGAAAATTCATAATTAAAACAATCAACGAGAACAGCAACGCTAAAATATCTGTCGGGAAAATCAGCGTTTGGCCTTTAACATTATCATGCTCTTTGTCCGATGTAAAAATATTCGATCCCGAAAACGAAAAAGAGCGCATAATATACGTCCCCAAAGCGTCCCTGAGGCTAAGCCTTCTCGCTCTTCTCGGAAAAAGAATAGCCGTCGGCAAACTGAGCATATCCGATGCCGAGATAAACCTCAAAGGCGAGCCGGACGGCAGTTTCAATATACAGAACATCACGAAAAAGCCGGAAGCGGCGGACAAGGCTGAAAAAGCATCAGCTTTAGAACAGATGAAAGGGAAAAAAGACCTGTTTTCCAAAATATATGACAAAATTAAAAAGGAACCGTCAGGCAAAAAACCGGATGAGAAGGCGACACAGAAAGAAAAACCCAAAACTGTTGTGAGAGAAGTAACGCCCCTTCCCAAAGGAAGGTTCGTAACTTTTAAAAAACCTGAGGATAACTATCTGATAGAGATAAGGACCGCGCATATACATAACGCTTCTCTGCATCTTGAAGACGCAGAAAAACAGTCTATAGACTTCAAAAATGCCGAGATAAAAGCGGGCGGAATAGGAATCGACGCTGTTAACGGGGCTGCTTTCAGGGAGTTAAAACTTAAAGGCGCCGTAAACAAGAACGGCGTTGACGCGGGAAAGATTACTTTACATTACAGGCAATCGGGGTCGGATAAAACAGATATAGTCTTAAAAGCAAATGAAATTGATGTCCCTTCCGTAAGTTTCATATTTGAAGATTCACTGCCGGTAACAATAAAGAAGGGGAAAGTTGATATTGATTCGGAAACAAAAATAATCGGGACCGGCCTTGATTCGGAAAATTCGCTGAAGTTGAGCGGCCACGAAATTTCTCCGCGCAATAACGCGGATCTGGCCGTAAATATGATTCCCATGCCGCTTATCTGCGATGCCGTAAACCAGGTTAATCCTTTTGAGCTGAGATTTAAAATTACCGGCACTACCGAGAACCCCGAATTCAAAGGCTTTGAGGAATCCCTTTTCAAAATAATTAAACCTTATTTATCAAATGTTACGGAAAACCTGAAAAAACAGGGTGAAAATTACCTTAAAGGCCTGTTCGACAAAAAATCCGAACCCGCCGCGCCGGCGGCGCAAGAGGAAAGCTCTTCGCAAGACATAAAAGAAGACACGGTGAACAAGCTTAAGTCCCTTTTCAAATAA
- the dusB gene encoding tRNA dihydrouridine synthase DusB, whose protein sequence is MLKIGNITINSRLILAPLAGVSNLPFRLISRKHGCKFAFTEMISARAMYYKNRNTLKMLESNRDDKPLGVQILGDDPDILKDSLKILKIFPFDILDFNAACPVGKVSSKDKGAGLLKNPAKLIDQLSVVIENTDVPVTLKIRSGWDEGNINAVYIAAQAEKAGAKAIFLHGRTKVQGYAGKVDYSIIKEVKKSVRIPVIASGDNVNPQMIKKMFDETGCDAVTIARGALGNPWIFEATEKYLEKGALPAPPPVTEIINTMKEHLNLLKNFYGEKKGAAVFRKFFAWYSKNFKKVKSLREKSLKANNVEDMLAVIEGLKGLPQ, encoded by the coding sequence ATGTTAAAAATAGGCAATATCACAATTAATTCGCGTCTTATATTGGCTCCTCTCGCCGGAGTCAGCAATCTGCCGTTCCGTTTGATCTCAAGAAAACACGGGTGCAAATTCGCTTTTACGGAAATGATAAGCGCGCGGGCCATGTATTATAAAAACAGAAATACCCTGAAGATGCTTGAATCCAACCGGGATGATAAACCTCTGGGAGTCCAGATACTGGGCGATGACCCCGACATTCTGAAAGATTCATTAAAAATACTTAAAATTTTTCCATTTGATATATTAGACTTTAACGCCGCATGCCCGGTGGGAAAAGTATCTTCAAAAGACAAAGGGGCAGGCCTGCTGAAAAACCCGGCCAAACTGATAGACCAGTTGTCGGTTGTCATTGAAAATACAGATGTCCCCGTAACCTTAAAAATACGTTCCGGGTGGGACGAAGGAAATATCAACGCGGTTTATATCGCCGCGCAGGCGGAAAAAGCGGGAGCAAAAGCCATCTTCCTGCACGGCCGGACCAAAGTCCAGGGCTATGCGGGAAAAGTCGATTATTCAATCATAAAGGAAGTGAAAAAATCGGTCCGGATACCCGTTATAGCCAGCGGAGACAATGTAAACCCGCAGATGATAAAAAAGATGTTTGATGAGACAGGGTGTGACGCCGTTACGATAGCAAGGGGCGCTCTGGGCAACCCGTGGATTTTTGAAGCAACGGAAAAATACCTGGAAAAAGGCGCGCTTCCGGCTCCCCCGCCGGTAACTGAAATAATAAATACTATGAAAGAACATTTAAACCTCCTGAAAAATTTCTACGGCGAGAAAAAAGGCGCGGCTGTTTTCCGGAAATTCTTCGCATGGTATTCGAAGAATTTCAAAAAAGTAAAATCTCTCAGGGAAAAATCATTAAAAGCAAATAACGTTGAAGATATGCTCGCGGTCATAGAAGGATTAAAAGGTCTGCCGCAGTAA